The window AATCCATTTGCTAATAGTTCCTCCATCTTATCGAGAGGTTTGTTGATCACAAATTGCTTTCCTTGATTAGTCATCAGATAGGTAATCCCTTCTTTAAGGTAAACCAATCGGATGTCAGCGTATTTAATCGCAAAGATTTTTTGCGCCTGATGTACAATGATCGACCTGCTTCTCTGATCATTTCTCTCAGTGGTCATCAAATCTTTATACAAATTGTGGTTTACCAATTGTTGGCTTGTTCTTTTCTGATATTTGAGGATGGTTTCCCGTACCTCCTCTCCTTCCAATGGTTTCAATAAGTAATCCACGCCATTGGATTTAAAAGCCTCCAGGGCATAGCTATCAAAGGCCGTACAAAAAATCACAGGAGTGGTCATTTCAACCTGAGAGAATATCTCAAAGCTCAACCCATCTGACAATTGAACATCTGAAAAAAACAGGTCTGGCAATCCATATCTGGTCAGGTGATTCAGGGTTTCCTTGACAGACCTGAACTTTCCCTGGATCTGAATACGGTTGTCTACCTTCCTCACTTCCGAGGCTAACTCCTCGGCCATTAATGGCTCGTCTTCAATGATGATCACGTTCATGGATGTATGACTTTAAGTTTGACATTGAATGCTTGTTGGTGTTGATCAATGGAAATATCCTGTCCACTCAGTATCCTGAATCGCTCCGATAAATTGACCAGACCAATTCCGGTAGAGGATGATTTACGATGGAAGGGAATCAAATTGTTGACAAAATGGATCTCCTCTCCCTTCTCCATAATATTGATGTGCAAGGGATGGTTTTGATCCAAAGCATTGTGTTTCAAGGCATTTTCAGCAAGTGCCTGAAAAGTGAATGCAGGTAAAAAACCTCGATTGATGGTCATTGGAGACAGGTTGATTTCATAAGTAATCGCATCAGGAAATCGGACCCGCTGCAATTCCATAAAGTCCTTGAATATCGAGAGTTCTTGTTGGATACACATTTTGTCTTCTAATCCCTGTGTCAGAGAAGCACGCAAAAACCGGGAAAGCCTTACGGTATATGTACTTGCTTCTACTTGACGTGACTTGATCAGCAATTTGAGCGTATTCAAGGCATTGAATAAAAAGTGCGGATGAATCTGCTGCTTGAGTTGTTCGTGTCTTGCTTTCAAGTTTGCGGCGACCAGGCCTGTTTTTTCGAGCTCGAGAGCGGCGCGTTTGCCCTGACTCTGGATCAGATCGATCATGATCAGAATAAAAACCGTATTGGCTACCATGCCCACAAAAGGATAGTATCTGAAATTTTCTAATTGTGCCGGAACTGGACGTAGCCATGCACTGAGAGAAGTCAAAGCGAATACTAGTATCACCGTAAACAATAAGGCTAAAACATAGCGCATACTTGATGTCAGGTTTCTTTTGGTCGATTCTCGTGCCAACCAGATATTGAAGTACCACAAGATGAGGGCATTGAAGGTAATCAAGCCAATTGGGATCAATATCTTAATGGAATGTTCGATTTCCCGAAAAGGTATTGACTCATACTCCAATACCCCCGAACTCATAAAAATCGAGATCGGTGCCACATTATAGATCGCTAATAAGGGAGACGTGATCCAGGCCATCCTGATTAATTTTTGCTTGTCTTTCTGCATGTTGAAGTATCAGCAATTCAAAATTGAAAGACCCTGAATGCAATTAGGCAGTCTTAAGAGATTTTAACCTTGGTTATAACATTTTTTAGGAAAAACAGGACCGATTGAGCGGAAATCGAACCCAATGAATCCTTTTGGTCCTCTACGATTGAGAGTAACTGATGATGAGTAATTACGAACCTGTGGATGGAATTCTGATTCCCATATTTTAACTTTATCTAAGCTTCAATGGTCAAGTCATGAAGAGGTTTACACGTGAACTCTTATTCTTGATAGTCATTAGTTTATTGCTGCAATGGCTGGTACCGACCTATATCTATCCGTTGATCGGTTTACCGTCGAATGGACCTGTTCCCATTCGTACCATCGTCCTTGTCGTAGTTATCTCTACTTACCTAAAACACTCAGGTGAAAAATGGTCCCAATTTGGTCTTTCCTGGCCATTTAAATGGTGGTGGTTGATTGTGGCGGTTGTTGGTTTATTCGCCTGCAAATTATTCATTATTCAACCCACTCAGGATTTGATACGATCAGGACTTGACTTACCTCGAAGTGATCATCGCTTTTTTGCGCACATTGAGGGGAATAGTCTGGCACTAACTATCTGGTTGTTGATCGCCTGGTTATCTGGTGGATTTGGAGAGGAAATGATCTTTCGGGGATATTTGATCGGTCGCATTTCACCCTTATTTCATAACGAGACCGTCGGATTTGCTATAGCCATCACGTTTCAGGCGGTCATCTTTGGTTTAGGACATGCGTATGCTGGATGGGGTACGGCATTGATGTCGATGACGAATGCCTTCCTTCTAGGACTCTTCCTGATTTTGGTAAAGAGAAGCATCTGGCCATTGATCATCGTTCATGGAATATGGGATACTTTAGGTGTATTGAATTTCTATCTGGAAGGCACACAATGACCAGAATAAAACTTAGAACAGATCAGCTGCTAAGATTAATCCTAGCCTGTCAGTTTGAATCTTGCATCCCATCTTATTTCGTAGATCTTTTGACTACAGCCGCGCAACCCTTTCACGATAACAAACATCTTTTCTAAAAAGGTCAAAAACTCATCATGAACACTACCCTAAACCACTCCACTGGCCAGGTGCCAAATTGGAGACAACACTTATTGCGAGTCGTTTTTGTACTCAACTTTATAGGACTGGCATTTGATAACTGGTCTACCGTATTGTATCCCGGAGAACAGCTCGATCCCTGGTCTGGAGTGGCCATCAGCTTCTACGCCGCCTTTTCGTTGTTGTGTCTACTTGGCATCCGCTTTCCGCTAAAATTCCTGCCCTTATTAATGATCCAATTGATCTATAAATCTGCCTGGATGGTGAGCACTTACTTACCTGCTTATCAGCTGAATCAAATGGATGAAAGCCTAAGTTCCTGGTTTTGGGTAATGGTGCCGGGTATCATCATCGATTTACTGGTGATTCCATGGGGCTTTGTCTACAGAGAATATCTGAAATACTTTTTTCGGAAAGAGGCACAGTCCTTCGGTTAGAGGAACGCTAATCCTCGTTTCCCAATGTTCTTAAGTTAAGGGAAATAGAACGTCATTGCGATGGCACCGCAGCGGCGGACCGTCGGCAACCGGCTTGCGAAGCAATCTCAATCATGGTTTCGAAGTAGAATTCTAGATTAGACTGCCGCTTCGGTCCGATTCATTTCATCGCTGTGACGAATCTTAACTTAAGAACATTGTCTTCGTTTCCGAACGAGGATTCTCAAATCAACATGTTTTGAACGTGTACTACATCCGAAACCAGGGCTTCATCAGGATAAACCTTATAGGTTTACTCCTATTGCATCAATAAAATCCTATAAGGTTTGCATCACCTTAACAAATACCGATATTTTTCCGGACCTTCAATCCAGCGACCCCCGCTTGCCCATCCACCTTGTTGCGAAAAGTAGCGCTCCGCTCCTTCCTGATCTTCCAAGCGCCACTCGATCTCGATGGCTTTGTCATCAGCATAATCCATCATACCACGGCGCTCATCCACCAGACCAATA of the Cytophagales bacterium genome contains:
- a CDS encoding LytTR family DNA-binding domain-containing protein; the encoded protein is MNVIIIEDEPLMAEELASEVRKVDNRIQIQGKFRSVKETLNHLTRYGLPDLFFSDVQLSDGLSFEIFSQVEMTTPVIFCTAFDSYALEAFKSNGVDYLLKPLEGEEVRETILKYQKRTSQQLVNHNLYKDLMTTERNDQRSRSIIVHQAQKIFAIKYADIRLVYLKEGITYLMTNQGKQFVINKPLDKMEELLANGFYRANRQVLIHRDAISHIDSYFARKLLITPVYDIQMDIVVSKANAPHFLSWLEVN
- a CDS encoding histidine kinase; protein product: MAWITSPLLAIYNVAPISIFMSSGVLEYESIPFREIEHSIKILIPIGLITFNALILWYFNIWLARESTKRNLTSSMRYVLALLFTVILVFALTSLSAWLRPVPAQLENFRYYPFVGMVANTVFILIMIDLIQSQGKRAALELEKTGLVAANLKARHEQLKQQIHPHFLFNALNTLKLLIKSRQVEASTYTVRLSRFLRASLTQGLEDKMCIQQELSIFKDFMELQRVRFPDAITYEINLSPMTINRGFLPAFTFQALAENALKHNALDQNHPLHINIMEKGEEIHFVNNLIPFHRKSSSTGIGLVNLSERFRILSGQDISIDQHQQAFNVKLKVIHP
- a CDS encoding type II CAAX endopeptidase family protein; translated protein: MKRFTRELLFLIVISLLLQWLVPTYIYPLIGLPSNGPVPIRTIVLVVVISTYLKHSGEKWSQFGLSWPFKWWWLIVAVVGLFACKLFIIQPTQDLIRSGLDLPRSDHRFFAHIEGNSLALTIWLLIAWLSGGFGEEMIFRGYLIGRISPLFHNETVGFAIAITFQAVIFGLGHAYAGWGTALMSMTNAFLLGLFLILVKRSIWPLIIVHGIWDTLGVLNFYLEGTQ